In the genome of Zygosaccharomyces rouxii strain CBS732 chromosome G complete sequence, the window ttctctttcttcttagGATCTGTTTTtccttcctcttcatcaggCCCGGTTGATTCTTTATCAGCCTCACTAGATTCTTTCTTGTATTGTTCCACAGATGCTGGATCAAGATTATATTTAGCATTAAGTTCTTCAATAGTAACTTTACCCCTTCTCAATAAACGTTTTTGCTTTTTGGAAAGTGGTACTGATCTTTctaaatcaatttcaatttcatcttctgccTTTCTCTTCTTAGTTGGGTCTTGTAAAGCTTGTTGTAATTGCTCTTCATTAGCAGGTTTAGTCTCTTCAGTCATGATTAACAGTTAATAGCTCTTGATCAATAACTCAGTTTCCACCTAAATTCGAAACCTCTACCTAATAATGTATCTCCATCtaatctcatctcatctcatcgcatcaCATCGCATCGCATATTGATCTCGAAAATTTTCACTTATGACGGCGTGAGAGTCAATGCCAACGTCAGCGTCACAGaataaagtgaaaaaaaaataattatTAAAGACATTAAATTATACATTCGAAGAATTAAGAGGCTATTAGTTTTACGGTCAAAATTCGTCTAGAGTCGTGGTCgttgtttgtttgtttttttaagggttttttgtttttatttttcaatcttcGATTAATATTATAACTTTCTCTAGTCCAAATAATGGCAGATTAATCCAAAAGCATCCAGGCTCCCAATACATGAGACCCAATACATGAGATGTTGaagtagaaaaaaaaagtaaatTAGCAAAACGACAAAACAATAGGAAAGATTGACACTCGTATAATAGGCTAGACACGGCTTCCATCAATATTCgttgttttttgtttttgttttcttttacaGATATCAGCTAATACAAAGCATAATATCCACGATCATGTTTAAGAGTCATCAATTAAAATGGATCAAGCTGAGAAGCTTTGGGGTGTAAAAATCATTATTTCAGAATTCTCTTAATTCTGGCCCAaagaccaatttttttctttttgtcaGTGCGGTTGGCAGCGTTAGCAAGAGTAGATTGACCAGGGGGTTTTTGTTCGgcagctgctgctgcaCCAGATTCAGATTTTCCTGCATTGGCAGTTTCATTTGCGACACCTTTACCCTTAGAAGCACCTACTTCTTTCTTACAACTTTTAGCGGCATCGCTAACAGCCTCCTTGGCATTCTTACCCTTGGCGGATCCAGCTTCAGACTTGCCCTGCTTTAAAGCATCTTTAGCAACTTCCTTGCGACTCTTACCATCTTCGACACCAGATTTACCGGTCTTGACCAAATCGGCGGCGGTGTCTTTGGTATTCTTACCCTTAGACACCTCAGCTTTGgattttcctttcttcAATGCATCAGTggcaatttcttttttactCTTTGCGCTAGTAGTTCCAGCAGAACCGGCACTTCCTGGAGTACCCTTGGCGGTACTACCCTtactttcttttttcacTGAGCCTGCAACGCTCTTTGGACGGGTGCTCTTTGAATGAGCACTCTTACTGGGTTTAGCTTCTGCATCTGCTACAGAGTGTCTGTTGGCCTTAGTAGGAGTGGTGCCATTGGTTTCAGCACTTTTGTTAGGGGGAGGAGTACTCTTGCTTGTCTTGGTAGTGTCCTTCGAAGAAACAGCAGCACCAGCAGCACCAGCAACACCAGCAACACCAGCAGCACTACCACCAGTAGTGGTAGCAGCCTTAGGAGCATGTTGGCCAGCAATTTCAGATGTGTCCTTCGTTAAAGGATCCGAGTAATCCTTGTTTTTCTCATCGTTATCAGTGTCAACATATTGTTGAGAAGATGTTGGTCTTGCCCCAGAGTTAGGGTCACCAGCGCTCTTTCTTGCTCTTGGATCCAGAGTTGGTAAGGCTGCTTCCTTTTTTTGGGACCCGGTTCTCTTGACTTCcttactcttcttttcctccGTTTCTCCCTTGTTTTGCAATTCACTAGGTTCATTTTTCTTGGGGTAATCTTGAGTAAcctctttctctttgtcAGCAGGCACCTTCGTTATAGATGTACCAGCAGCAGCGCCTGTAGCAGAAGTTTTGTCCTCACTCAAAGGAACTGCTTCCTTACTTAGGAGATTCGCATCTTGATCCAACTCGGTCTTTCCACCTAGAGCAGAAATTTCCTTGTCCAAGTCAGTCTTATCGTCTAAGCCAGTCTTCTTACCATATTCAGTAGCCTCATTACCAAGCTCTTTCTCACCAGCATTTGTTGTAGAGATACCAGTTGCACCGGCAGCACCAGCTGCACCGGCCGCAGCACCTGGAGCAAGAGATTCAGTAGCACCTTTACTGGCACTTGGACCAGTGACGCCAGCGGTTTCTCCTTGAGCAGAAGAGCGAAGAGGAGCAGCATCTTTACCAACAACTTGACCGGTAGAACCCGGGGTAGAGCCCTGAGCGGAAACACCACCATGCGCAGAAGAATCGTTCTCGTCAAGTTCTGGACCGGCTTTTCCCGGGACGTATCCGTGCTCATTTGCACCTCTGATGCCGTCAGTGCTACTAAGATCTCCAGTCTCCGACAGGTCGGATTTGACACCCTTATTTTCTTGGGTAACCTTCTCAGTATTGTAATCGCCAGGAATTTGACGTTCACCACTTTCAAGGTCGCCGGAGATACTAGCGTCAGAAGTACCagttttttctttggattcTTTTTCAGAACTCTTCTCGGCcttattcttattcttcttgttcttgttctttttcttattcttattcttattctttCCTGACGAAGCACCACCAAGAGCACCTGCGGCGACACCTTCGCCAgtatctttcaaagtagAATCCTTACCAAGCTTATCTAGAGCATCATCCTTATTGACTTTACCTTCAGCTGCGTCTTTACCTAGCTGTTTCAAAGTATCGTCTTCAcccaatttaccaaatgTATCCTTGGCATCACTGCTATCAGCACCCGTATCAGCACCAGGACCACTAGCGCTTTTCTTGGCATCAGATGCTAAACTTTTACCAGCATCGGTCAAGTTACCTTTGTCGTTTTTCAGGGTATCAAAAGCATCCTTTTTATCCTCCTTACCCTGCAATGAGTCCTTACCTAGTTTTTgcaattcatcatcgtttttcaattttccGACTGCATCACCTTTACTGATTTGCTCCAATTTACTTTCATTAGCTTTCTTGTCCAAATCATCTAAACTCTTTTGCTTGTCCAGATTTTCTGTATTAGCTTGCGAATCGATTTTTTTgtctaatttttcactagCTTTCTTTTCTGGTGTATTGTGTTCAGCTTTGAACTGCTTGTTTAATCTCTCATTAAAGGCTTGGGGATCAACGTTATCATTAACTTCGGAAAATGCCTTTAACTGCTCCTGATTACTTGGAACAAATGGACCTGGTTCACCGGCTAATGATTTAAAAGCTGCTTGGTCACCACCGGAGGGAGTTTCAATAGGCAAGATATGGAAAGTTTCTTCACCAGCATTATCCGGAAGACGAGTACCAAGAGGACCTGTAACTTCTGCATTGGCTGACTCATTGgtgtttttctttgtagAACCACCACGAGACACTGTCTTAAGAGCAGAACTAGGGGTAGAATCACCAATTGCAGCTGAGGTTGGACGGTCCTTACgtgctgctgctgctgtcGCCGCAGTAGCACCCGCAGAAGCTGCAGCTGAACCTGACGAACTCATTGGAGTACTCGATTTGGAACGAGATGGACTTGTAGGTCTACCAACCGTAGAAACTGGACGCTCCTTAGTAGAACCGCTACGTGAACGGATACCAGATGAAGACTTGGGAGCACCGGAAGTGGATAGAGGACGAGTCTTACGGACTGATGGGGAATTGGAAGGAGAATTCACGGAACCCAGAGGTGTGCgaggttgttgttgttgtttttgtcTTTGACGAGTTGGAGTTGGAGTAGTAGTACCAGTTACAGATGGTGGAATACCTGCAGCACCTGCTGCGGCATTGGAAAGACCAGGAGTGCCTTGAGCGCTACTATTAGTTGAAGCTTTACCTGCAGGtgacaattcttcttcctcaaaAGTAGTGCTACCAAGAACAGcctcatcatcttcatctagAGGAATCCTCTCCTCGGATacaacaattctttcaCCAGTTTTCTTATTtatcttgatctttcttttaattttaacTTTCCTAAGGGCAGATGCTGCTGCCGTTGCTGCGAGAGGATCATTAGAAGCAGTAGGAGTGGTTGTAGCAGCAGCATGCTCATGTTCATGACTGTGACTAGATTGAGGCTTCTGAGGATGAGCACTGGGAGAAGCAGTTTGGGGAGTTGAAGGTTTTACATTAAGGTTTTTGGAAGAACGAGCTACAACGGCTTCAGGAGTGTCACCCTGTTGAGGAGCAGCAGCTGATCTTGTTTTCGTTGGTTTCGGAGAAGCGGTAGTTGCAATTCCTGCAGCAATATCAGATTTAtgtttttcatttttttcatcttttttctcCACTAAATGGTGTAATTCTTGCTTCGAAATGTAGTTGTTTTCAATACCGGCTGGGTCAGTACCAATCTTATAAAATCCACTAGTAACCCATTGACCATCCAcaataaatttgaagaaaactctatctttttcctctggAATTTTAATGGGCAACgtaatttcaaattcgCCGGTTGTTGGTGATTTTTCTAAATGGAAAATACTTTTCCATTCATCAAACTCACCTGTAACAACAACGTCTTTAGGACCTGAAGGCCAGCTAAAACTATAATTGACCGTACTcataatttggaaacttAAACCTtatctttccaaaatggaTTCTTTCGATTTTCGATTCTCCAATTTCTATTCTTTAATACTATCAGGGAAGGgaaagtggaaaatggaaaggaataaattgaattaaaattaaagtAAAATATTACAACTTCTTTACAATTCCCaacttttcttcttattctgGTTCTTCGGACTGTTGTTGATATCTGTGTCTGTGTTTGAATTGTTGTCTTGTTATTGGTCTTTGTGTAATTGAAAAGTAAGGGAGTGCAAATTGTTGGGAAGTGCTTTATATGAAAGGGGAAGGTGCTCTTTGTACGTCTTTGTCTTTGTCTTATGCCAAGTGACgaggaggaaaaaaaaagatgtgTAAAGTCCGCCCCTtaaaagaaggaaagaaagCCGCATGTGCTGTTTTCCCCAATTGGGTAAAATGACGCGCTGTGCAATGACGTGTGGCGAAGTAGATGGAATAAGGGCTCGGCGGCTAGATTAAGTATGAGATAAGTGGCGTTTTTCCTATCATTGGCTTTAAGGAGAGTAATCGATGTGCCTTATCAGCAGCATTCAAAAAATCCCCATGGTTACGGTTTTCTTTCCATACATAAGCTGAGGCTCGACAGAAGAGCCAACGAACATCGCATACTTCCTTCCAAGCATACTTACAGGCCCGGGGATCTatggtttcaattttagCGCCTGGATAATTTTAGCGCCTGGATAAAATGGATATAACACAATATCCATGTATCAGTCATGGTGATACAGGAGTAAACTAAGAATTAACACAATGAACTTCAGAAGGGTGTGAGGTACTTCCGGAACATCTCAGTGTTCAAAATACACCTCCATCTGTAATAAGCTTCCACAACATGCTACCGGAGGCTATCTAGTATCAAATTGTAGCAGTTTTATATTTAGACACTATCTAGAACTAACCCATAACGTACACATGGCTAAGGACTACATCCAAGATGACAGAATTAGTTGTGCTTCATATCATCTAAGACTTAGTAAGACATGAGATATAGCTCAAATAAAGAAATCCAGGCCCTTTGAAGAGTACATAATCGGTTCTTAGTGATCCCGTTGAGAAAACCGTATTATTTTTATAAGGAATTGTCCCAATGTTCACTTACACCACCATCTGATTGTTTCTTGTGAACTGGACGTTCTAAAATGAACTTGGTAGCATCGCAATTCAAGTGGGCGTGTGGTCTAGTGGTATGATTCTCGCTTTGGGTGCGAGAGGCCCtgggttcaattcccaGTATGCCCCAGCGATTAATTTTTTTGCATAattttgttaaaaattctttttttgtttaCCCGTCTTTTCATTGAGTAGTTTGTTGAAGCGAATACAAACATGTAATGGTAAAACATTAAAATCTAACAGTAGTAAATAATGGAAGAAAGTATAAATGGGAAAATTAAGACACATAAATCTTTCATCCTTCATCGCTCTTATAAAGCAGCAGTATTATGTGCTTCAGTATATTTTCTATCTTTCTATGTTGAATTAGCCGCCCAAGTCTCTGCTACTCCAGGAACTCCGGGTAACGCCCAATTTGCATTTGTGAAAATagattcaattctcttCCCGCCCCCATCCATCATATATATGCAAAACCGAGATGTTGCATTTTATGGTTATTCAAAACAGCCGCCAAAGGGTTTAATCCCAATTCCAATAAAGCTATGAACGATATTTTAAACCTtgatgaatctgatgaTGGTGGTATAGATGCTTCCTCTAAGGAGAATTTCTATTGGGATCGTAATAATAGAGGTGATATTTGGATTTCGTCGGATAGGAAAACCGTTGAATGGCAAGTAGCAAATCAATGTATTCGTAGgttttattttcaacaacCTGTAATAAAGGCCAATTttgttgattttgaaaaagctCCAAATTGTCTTGTAAttgttttgaaagatgtgGCTCACGTTTATTACATTTCTCAAGGTGATTCAACGATCGTTTGCTTCCCATTCCCCATCGCAAACGTATTTTGGTATTCACAAGGTCTAGtacttgaaagaaaagtaACAGGTACCAATTGGGGCGAAAATGATAATCATCGTTTCATAACACTGTCAGATCCAATGTtaccatttggatttttagGGTTTTCCACACATCAAAGACATGGTagtgatttgaaagatattCGAATGGTTCTATTCccagaagatgataatttaAAGATTACGGTTTTGTTCGATAATTgccaaaagaaattacatTTTTATTATACACAAGTTACGGGACGTTCTAACGATCATAGttcaaatggatctttTAATCGAAGAGATCAACATTTACTTGGCGGTGGTATGAATAACAATCCATTGTTAGCCAATAATAGTGGCAGTATCATTAGCAGCggatcttcatcagatgCGAAGAAAAACTTGAGGAAGATTTCCATTCTCAATAGAAGAGCTACTTCTGCTACGTTGGGGACAGGTGATTCGAGTGAAATACCGTCAAGTTCCTTGAAATCTGCAGATTCCTTATCCTCAAGCCATAAGACAAATGGAGGAACTAGAAGAAGTCTTTCGGCAACTTTAGATCGTATGAGTAGTGGATTAGCGTCACCGGTAGCGGAATTTTCTAACAGTTCTATCCCACAAAGTCATAACGACgctcttcatcaaagaatATCTACGAGAGATGTAACTTTGACTAAAATTTCGTCCATGACTCTACCACAACATTTAGCCCATAGAATTAAATGTTTAAAATGCATTTCattgaaattacaaaatcGTGAAGCTGTTGCAATCTTTGATCCCAATACGAGGTTTTATAAACTTTGGATGACTGATCTTTTGCCTGAGGTTATCAATTCACTTTCCTTTAAAGTTTATGGTAATTCCCCCAATGATATGATAAGATTGTCTAACTTTAACGTCGATGCACCAATAATCGATATGTGTATTTACCACTCATATCATTTCCCAGGCACTCTAGCACTGGTACATGAATCCAACCATATATCTCTTTACAACCCATTTTTTGAATTGGCATCCCCGAAAATACAGCTTCCGCAACAGGGTGGACCTCAAAAGCTATATTACATTTCAGATGACAGAATGGTTTTGGATAAAACAACTATTTCATCAACCAATATTGGATTAAGTTTATTCCCTTATCCTAAGAAATCATCAGTCATACTTTGTTTTGAAGCAATGAA includes:
- the MDG1 gene encoding Mdg1p (some similarities with uniprot|P38845 Saccharomyces cerevisiae YHR146W CRP1 Protein that binds to cruciform DNA structures) gives rise to the protein MSTVNYSFSWPSGPKDVVVTGEFDEWKSIFHLEKSPTTGEFEITLPIKIPEEKDRVFFKFIVDGQWVTSGFYKIGTDPAGIENNYISKQELHHLVEKKDEKNEKHKSDIAAGIATTASPKPTKTRSAAAPQQGDTPEAVVARSSKNLNVKPSTPQTASPSAHPQKPQSSHSHEHEHAAATTTPTASNDPLAATAAASALRKVKIKRKIKINKKTGERIVVSEERIPLDEDDEAVLGSTTFEEEELSPAGKASTNSSAQGTPGLSNAAAGAAGIPPSVTGTTTPTPTRQRQKQQQQPRTPLGSVNSPSNSPSVRKTRPLSTSGAPKSSSGIRSRSGSTKERPVSTVGRPTSPSRSKSSTPMSSSGSAAASAGATAATAAAARKDRPTSAAIGDSTPSSALKTVSRGGSTKKNTNESANAEVTGPLGTRLPDNAGEETFHILPIETPSGGDQAAFKSLAGEPGPFVPSNQEQLKAFSEVNDNVDPQAFNERLNKQFKAEHNTPEKKASEKLDKKIDSQANTENLDKQKSLDDLDKKANESKLEQISKGDAVGKLKNDDELQKLGKDSLQGKEDKKDAFDTLKNDKGNLTDAGKSLASDAKKSASGPGADTGADSSDAKDTFGKLGEDDTLKQLGKDAAEGKVNKDDALDKLGKDSTLKDTGEGVAAGALGGASSGKNKNKNKKKNKNKKNKNKAEKSSEKESKEKTGTSDASISGDLESGERQIPGDYNTEKVTQENKGVKSDLSETGDLSSTDGIRGANEHGYVPGKAGPELDENDSSAHGGVSAQGSTPGSTGQVVGKDAAPLRSSAQGETAGVTGPSASKGATESLAPGAAAGAAGAAGATGISTTNAGEKELGNEATEYGKKTGLDDKTDLDKEISALGGKTELDQDANLLSKEAVPLSEDKTSATGAAAGTSITKVPADKEKEVTQDYPKKNEPSELQNKGETEEKKSKEVKRTGSQKKEAALPTLDPRARKSAGDPNSGARPTSSQQYVDTDNDEKNKDYSDPLTKDTSEIAGQHAPKAATTTGGSAAGVAGVAGAAGAAVSSKDTTKTSKSTPPPNKSAETNGTTPTKANRHSVADAEAKPSKSAHSKSTRPKSVAGSVKKESKGSTAKGTPGSAGSAGTTSAKSKKEIATDALKKGKSKAEVSKGKNTKDTAADLVKTGKSGVEDGKSRKEVAKDALKQGKSEAGSAKGKNAKEAVSDAAKSCKKEVGASKGKGVANETANAGKSESGAAAAAEQKPPGQSTLANAANRTDKKKKIGLWARIKRILK